A window of the Hordeum vulgare subsp. vulgare chromosome 5H, MorexV3_pseudomolecules_assembly, whole genome shotgun sequence genome harbors these coding sequences:
- the LOC123397170 gene encoding ocs element-binding factor 1-like → MLSLQEAIGLDMDAMTSGFGFTPWEADTCPTLEELMAASSTTSSPSSSGGAAADQGHGLVEDEEERRRRQRRKVSNRLSAQRSRARKQQRLEELRGTVARFRAEKRELAAKLHAVARHELAVRRQNARLRTEEAALKRRLGYLLALQRLTLQLRSRRPQPGAGGGPGGAALPPAAATGLASLMTY, encoded by the coding sequence atgcTGTCCCTGCAGGAGGCGATCGGCCTTGACATGGACGCGATGACGTCCGGGTTCGGCTTCACCCCGTGGGAGGCCGACACGTGCCCCACCCTCGAGGAGCTCATGGCGGCGTCGTCCACCACGTCGTCCCCCAGCTCGTCCGGCGGGGCCGCCGCGGACCAGGGCCACGGCCtggtggaggacgaggaggagcgcCGGCGGCGGCAGCGCCGGAAGGTGTCGAACCGGCTGTCGGCGCAGCGGTCGCGGGCGCGCAAGCAGCAGCGCCTCGAGGAGCTCCGCGGGACGGTGGCTCGCTTCCGCGCCGAGAAGCGCGAGCTGGCCGCCAAGCTGCACGCCGTGGCGCGGCACGAGCTCGCCGTGCGCCGCCAGAACGCGCGGCTCCGCACCGAGGAGGCCGCGCTCAAGCGCCGGCTCGGCTACCTACTCGCGCTGCAGCGGCTCACGCTGCAGCTCCGGTCGCGTCGCCCGCAGCCGGGCGCTGGCGGCGGGCCGGGAGGAGCCGCCTTGCCGCCGGCCGCAGCGACGGGGCTGGCTTCCCTGATGACCTACTAG